A section of the Prionailurus bengalensis isolate Pbe53 chromosome C2, Fcat_Pben_1.1_paternal_pri, whole genome shotgun sequence genome encodes:
- the COL8A1 gene encoding collagen alpha-1(VIII) chain has protein sequence MAVPPGPLQLLGVLLTISLGSIRLIQAGAYYGIKPLPPQIPPQIPPQIPQYQPLGQQVPHMPLGKDGLTMGKELPHMQYGKEYPHLPQYMKEIQPVPRMGKEAAPKKGKEIPLASLRGEQGPRGEPGPRGPPGPPGLPGHGIPGTKGKPGPQGYPGIGKPGMPGMPGKPGAMGMPGAKGEIGPKGEIGPMGIPGPQGPPGPHGLPGIGKPGGPGLPGQPGAKGERGPKGPPGPPGLQGPKGEKGFGMPGLPGLKGPPGMHGPPGPVGLPGVGKPGVTGFPGPQGPLGKPGPPGEPGPQGPIGVPGVQGPPGMPGVGKPGQDGIPGQPGFPGGKGEQGLPGLPGPPGIPGIGKPGFPGPKGDKGIGGLPGALGPRGEKGPVGAPGMGGPPGEPGLPGIPGPMGPPGAIGFPGPKGEGGVVGPQGPPGPKGEPGLQGFPGKPGFLGEVGPPGMRGLPGPIGPKGEAGLKGLPGLPGAPGLLGPKGEPGIPGDQGLQGPPGIPGIAGPSGPIGPPGMPGPKGEPGIPGPPGFPGVGKPGVAGLHGPPGKPGALGPQGQPGLPGPPGPPGPPGPPAVMPPTPPPHGEYLPDMGLGIDGVKPPHAYGAKKGKNGGPAYEMPAFTAELTAPFPPVGAPVKFDKLLYNGRQNYNPQTGIFTCEVPGVYYFAYHVHCKGGNVWVALFKNNEPMMYTYDEYKKGFLDQASGSAVLLLRPGDRVFLQMPSEQAAGLYAGQYVHSSFSGYLLYPM, from the exons ATGGCTGTGCCACCTGGCCCTCTGCAGCTGCTGGGAGTGCTGCTTACCATTTCCCTGGGCTCCATCAGGCTCATTCAGGCTGGTGCTTACTATGGGATCAAGCCGCTGCCACCACAAATTCCTCCTCAGATCCCACCACAAATTCCACAATACCAGCCTCTGGGCCAGCAAGTACCTCACATGCCTTTGGGCAAAGATGGCCTTACCATGGGCAAGGAGCTGCCCCACATGCAGTATGGCAAAGAATATCCACATCTACCCCAATATATGAAGGAAATTCAGCCAGTGCCAAGAATGGGCAAGGAAGCAGCACCTAAGAAAGGCAAAG AAATACCATTAGCAAGTTTACGAGGGGAGCAAGGTCCGCGTGGAGAGCCTGGCCCAAGAGGACCACCTGGGCCCCCTGGCTTACCAGGTCATGGGATACCTGGAACCAAAGGAAAGCCAGGGCCACAAGGATATCCAGGAATTGGAAAACCAGGTATGCCCGGAATGCCAGGAAAGCCAGGAGCCATGGGAATGCCCGGAGCGAAAGGTGAAATTGGACCCAAAGGGGAGATCGGGCCGATGGGGATCCCAGGACCACAAGGACCTCCAGGGCCCCATGGACTTCCTGGCATTGGAAAACCAGGTGGGCCAGGGTTACCAGGGCAACCAGGTGCAAAGGGTGAGCGAGGACCCAAAGGACCACCAGGACCTCCAGGCCTTCAGGGTCCTAAAGGAGAGAAGGGCTTCGGGATGCCAGGTCTGCCAGGCCTGAAGGGTCCTCCAGGGATGCATGGCCCTCCTGGCCCTGTTGGACTTCCAGGAGTCGGCAAACCAGGAGTTACAGGCTTCCCTGGGCCCCAGGGCCCCCTGGGAAAGCCAGGTCCTCCAGGCGAACCTGGTCCACAAGGCCCTATTGGAGTCCCAGGAGTTCAAGGGCCTCCTGGGATGCCTGGAGTTGGGAAACCAGGCCAGGATGGGATCCCTGGCCAGCCAGGATTTCCAGGCGGGAAAGGGGAACAAGGACTGCCAGGGCTGCCAGGACCCCCAGGCATTCCAGGGATTGGGAAACCTGGCTTCCCAGGACCCAAAGGTGACAAGGGCATAGGGGGtctgcctggggctctgggacCAAGAGGGGAGAAAGGACCAGTAGGAGCCCCAGGAATGGGGGGTCCCCCAGGAGAGCCAGGCCTGCCTGGAATCCCAGGTCCTATGGGCCCTCCAGGTGCTATTGGTTTTCCCGGACCCAAAGGAGAAGGTGGGGTTGTAGGGCCACAGGGGCCACCAGGTCCCAAGGGTGAGCCAGGGCTTCAAGGCTTCCCAGGAAAGCCAGGTTTTCTTGGTGAAGTAGGGCCCCCTGGCATGAGGGGTTTGCCAGGTCCCATAGGGCCCAAGGGGGAAGCTGGGCTCAAAGGTTTACCGGGGCTCCCTGGTGCTCCTGGGCTGCTTGGACCAAAGGGAGAGCCAGGAATCCCAGGGGATCAGGGTTTACAGGGTCCTCCAGGCATCCCAGGGATTGCGGGCCCCAGTGGGCCCATTGGACCACCTGGAATGCCAGGCCCCAAAGGGGAACCGGGCATCCCAGGGCCCCCTGGGTTCCCTGGAGTAGGGAAGCCTGGAGTAGCAGGACTTCATGGCCCCCCAGGGAAGCCTGGTGCCCTTGGTCCTCAAGGGCAGCCGGGCCTTCCAGGGCCCCCAGGCCCTCCAGGACCCCCAGGTCCCCCAGCTGTGATGCCCCCTACACCACCACCCCATGGAGAGTATCTGCCAGACATGGGGCTGGGAATTGATGGAGTGAAACCCCCCCATGCTTATGGGGCTAAGAAAGGCAAGAATGGAGGGCCAGCCTACGAGATGCCTGCCTTTACAGCTGAGCTGACTGCACCCTTCCCACCTGTGGGGGCTCCGGTGAAGTTTGACAAACTGCTCTATAACGGCAGACAGAACTACAACCCACAGACGGGCATCTTCACCTGCGAGGTCCCTGGGGTCTACTACTTTGCATACCATGTTCACTGCAAGGGGGGCAACGTGTGGGTTGCTCTGTTCAAGAACAATGAGCCCATGATGTACACGTATGATGAGTACAAAAAGGGCTTTCTGGACCAGGCATCTGGAAGTGCGGTGCTGCTGCTCAGGCCCGGAGACCGAGTGTTCCTCCAGATGCCCTCAGAACAGGCCGCAGGACTGTATGCTGGGCAGTACGTCCATTCCTCCTTTTCAGGATATTTATTGTATcccatgtaa